TGACAATTTCATAAACAtgacaaaagaataaaatacacgatcTTCGAAGACGACGGAACAGTAGCTTTCCAGAACTAGTTGTGTCAACATGCAGGAAATtcgtaaggaaaaagaagtctTGCATCGTATCGCTCAAGCGAGTAATGCGATTCGTCGTAAGCACAGAATCCTCAAGACGGGAAAAGAGTCGCTGCAGGAAACAATGAAGGATGTCTTCAAACCTGTGGTAACCCCGCTGCAGGCATTAGTCAATGTTTCTCGAGGTACGAAACTTGTCAAGGAAGAGGTGAAGGAAGAActcaaaactgaaacgaagGATGAGCCGAAGAACGAAATAGAAGATTCTTTTGCAACTGCGGAGGAAGAGGATCAAACCGTCACGGAATCGTCGGTGAGATCAGAGGATGAATATCTTGAGATGCTCAACGATAAACAAAGACAGCAGGAGTTGGATACCGTGTACGGGGTACGGAGTCTTTCTACTGCCGGGCTGATGGTTGGTGATTCGCCGATAAGCTTCGAGCGCGATTCCGTTCGCATAGGCAACACGCTCTATCCGAAAACTCAAGGACTGCTGGAGCTGCTGTTTAATAAGACGCCCAACAGCGCTCACGTTACCCGCAACGACAGGGAGAATTATAGAAATATCCTTCTCGCAACAAATGCTCACAGAAAGTACTATAGCGCCACCGAGCCTATCCGAAACGCTCAGAGCGTCAAATTCAAACATTTAATTGCTGAGCTGCTGAATATTTCTACGTCAGGCAAAGACGTATCACCATCGTCACAGATGTCGAATCGTACGGGCAAAGGTGTTCTGCTACCTCAGGCTTGGgttactcgacaaggtgttaaaacagattatattttctggGACGACGCTAACGAGCTGGTAGaacgtcttcgtttactcctggcatctcaaGCAGCTGGGAATACAAGTCacaacaatgaaattatgtCGATTCTGGAAGAATTGCGGGAAgccggaatcatttattagccAATTCTCGTCGACTCTGCAATCATTTACGAGATGAGcatcgacgtgtttggacgtcagctgaataaaaacacagctgcgagcactcgcggccctccgggtgtcgggtttcaaataacagcggatgGGCATGACGATATatggaacaagagactgtgcaacgtcGCAGAACCCACAGCACCGAACagtgctgtaactttaaaaatcttgagacgaaaattcaacgtgctgcaaaaacaaatcgacaacctcgatcaaatgaccAAAActttggagatcaccacggagaaagccttggataccttctacacagacCTTAAAACAGACAGAGACTTGTCGACTCGAAAcgcggaaatcatttccaaattggacaccagactaatagcgttggaatatgaacgagaaaaagcaagcactggtgacggaactgcataaacctgcacgccggaattacccacgtcgacgtgtagacgtgcgcggcatcgacgagacctggcaggcggatcttgttgatatgacgtcgtacgctggacaaaacaaaggttacaagtacatgctcacagtcattgatatcttttcaaagtatgcatggactgtaccgataaagagcaagtctggagatgatgttacgaaggcaatggaatctgtgcttgtcgaAGGACGggtgccgaaaaatttacacgtcgacagaggaacggaattttacaactcgaaattcgaatcgcttatgatacgctacggaatcaaactttactccacgtacagtaatttgaaggcttcgatctgtgaacgtttcaatcgcacgctgaaagttaaaatgtggacacggttcagcatgcaaggaagcttcaagtggctcgatatcttatctgatttggtttcggcttacaacaacaccaaacaccgaaccataagaatgaaaccgtcggatgtcaccgttgcaaacgagaggctgttattacgtcaggcgtacggagggcttcgagcgatacctaccatatcggcaaaaattcaaatctggcgacaaaagttcgaatcagcaaattcaaaaatgtcttcgagaaaaggttacactcccaattggacgactgaaatattcacgataagtcgagtggaaaatactcatcctgtgacgtacaagctcaaagactaccgagatcaacccatcgctggtggtttctacgaacaagagctcctcaaggttaagcatccggatatctatctg
The sequence above is drawn from the Neodiprion pinetum isolate iyNeoPine1 chromosome 2, iyNeoPine1.2, whole genome shotgun sequence genome and encodes:
- the LOC138190384 gene encoding uncharacterized protein, which encodes MQEIRKEKEVLHRIAQASNAIRRKHRILKTGKESLQETMKDVFKPVVTPLQALVNVSRGTKLVKEEVKEELKTETKDEPKNEIEDSFATAEEEDQTVTESSVRSEDEYLEMLNDKQRQQELDTVYGVRSLSTAGLMVGDSPISFERDSVRIGNTLYPKTQGLLELLFNKTPNSAHVTRNDRENYRNILLATNAHRKYYSATEPIRNAQSVKFKHLIAELLNISTSGKDVSPSSQMSNRTGKGVLLPQAWVTRQGVKTDYIFWDDANELVERLRLLLASQAAGNTSHNNEIMSILEELREAGIIY